The following coding sequences lie in one Rutidosis leptorrhynchoides isolate AG116_Rl617_1_P2 chromosome 6, CSIRO_AGI_Rlap_v1, whole genome shotgun sequence genomic window:
- the LOC139854705 gene encoding uncharacterized protein, with translation MWNCMASTIRVIDKEILGVAVGTFRGHRAVRESWWFSEEVQSKVALKQQRFRELITCGEGTLTERIRAEERYKEAKREAKKTVAQAKEKAYEDLYKKLDSKDVANDIYRIAKARVRRHRDLDNIKFIKNDAERHEDLQDSDIEQSQNNMDYERISQEEVRLALRKMGRNKSVGPDQIPI, from the exons ATGTGGAACTGTATGGCATCCACCATTAGAGTGATAGACAAGGAAATCCTAGGTGTGGCTGTAGGTACATTTAGAGGCCATAGGGCTGTTAGAGAATCATGGTGGTTCAGTGAAGAGGTTCAAAGCAAAGTTGCGCTTAAGCAACAAAGGTTTAGGGAGCTCATCACTTGTGGGGAGGGGACTCTGACGGAGAGAATTAGGGCTGAAGAGAGATATAAGGAAGccaaaagagaagctaagaagACTGTAGCCCAAGCAAAAGAAAAAGCATATGAAGATCTGTATAAGAAACTTGACTCCAAAGATGTAGCTAATGATATTTACAGGATAGCCAAGGCTAGGGTGCGAAGACATAGGGATCTtgataacatcaagtttatcaaaaATGATGCAG AGCGCCATGAGGATTTACAAGACTCTGATATAGAACAATCCCAGAACAACATGGATTACGAGAGGATTAGCCAAGAGGAAGTAAGATTggcactacgaaagatggggagaaataaATCAGTGGGACCGGATCAGATTCCTATCTAG